A genomic region of Luteolibacter sp. Y139 contains the following coding sequences:
- a CDS encoding ABC transporter ATP-binding protein produces MAEPFIRVRALEQKFGSQHVLRGVDLDIFRGETLVILGGSGGGKSVLLKHLPGLLCPWKGTVEIDGEDISNLNERQLAPYRRKVGIMFQGGALFDSMTVGENVAFSLQEAHAKKSEIRERVSEALEIVRLPGQEKKMPSELSGGMRKRVALARAVVGRPACVLYDEPHAGLDPITADSIDHLIKDLQTCHGMTNVVVTHEMRSVFHIADRVMFLQEGRVHWVGSPEELKATEDPILRPFIDGDSGEPWSGSPLRA; encoded by the coding sequence GTGGCCGAGCCCTTCATCCGCGTCCGCGCGCTCGAACAAAAGTTCGGCTCCCAGCATGTGCTGCGCGGCGTGGATCTCGACATCTTCCGCGGCGAGACGCTGGTGATCCTCGGCGGCTCGGGCGGCGGCAAGTCGGTGCTGCTCAAGCACCTGCCCGGCCTGCTGTGCCCTTGGAAAGGCACCGTGGAGATCGATGGCGAGGATATTTCCAACCTCAATGAGCGCCAACTCGCCCCCTACCGCCGGAAGGTCGGCATCATGTTCCAGGGCGGCGCCCTCTTCGACTCGATGACCGTCGGGGAAAACGTCGCCTTTTCCCTGCAGGAAGCTCACGCGAAGAAGAGCGAGATCCGCGAACGGGTATCGGAGGCGCTGGAAATCGTCCGCCTCCCGGGGCAGGAGAAGAAAATGCCTTCCGAGCTCTCCGGAGGCATGCGCAAGCGGGTCGCCCTCGCCCGCGCCGTGGTCGGCAGGCCCGCCTGCGTGCTCTACGATGAGCCCCACGCCGGACTCGACCCGATCACCGCGGACTCGATCGATCACCTGATCAAGGACCTCCAGACCTGCCACGGAATGACCAATGTGGTCGTCACCCACGAGATGCGCAGCGTCTTCCACATCGCCGACCGGGTCATGTTTCTCCAGGAGGGCCGCGTTCATTGGGTGGGCAGCCCCGAGGAGCTGAAGGCCACCGAGGACCCGATCCTGCGGCCATTCATCGATGGCGATTCCGGCGAGCCGTGGTCAGGATCGCCCTTGCGCGCCTAG